The sequence gtaaccaaaaagaaaaggcgaGAGAAAAATGTTTAGCATCTCCATCTTATAAATGGATGTCGTGAACTTCATCATGAGGTGGTCTCAGACTCAGATTTGGAAAAATTACCTCTTGACTTGATGACTCTGCTCCGTAAGTAACATATCATGGTGCCCAGCAGAAGCACGACTGCAACAGTTGTAGGCAGAGCTATTAACAATCTATGACTCTTATTATGTTGATCTTCGTCTTCCCCTTGAGCTACAAAGGTAGTTCAATTATGTTGATTAGAATGTCAAAAGAGGATGCCTAATATGTGCAAATGGGCAGGCCGCAAGAATATAacaatatagaataataaataatttgtcATCAAATTCAGAACCAGGCCTTTTGGCAAAAATGTAATGATAAAGTTCTTATGGCCtcaaatgtaattttatatttggcATTAATTCTAATTCAACCACCATTAACTATATTTCTGATGTATCACTCTCTTCATGTGGCAAGTACAAGCTCAATGAGATATCAAAGCCAAAGCATGAACTCtgttttattaaacaaaaatgattatGATATTCAACCCCTGTTCCCTTTTAGCAAGCAGTTAGTTGGGGTCACAACCGAAACCTGAGTCTGTCTCCAATTGTTGGGAAAAACTACCCACTTTATGGTGAGAGCAAAGTCTCAACCAATATTGCTAATCAAGAGTGAATTTACCAATACAAAGGTAATGAAAGCTAACCACAACAAATACCGAGACTAAGCTAGCAAGATATGTAATATGGAATGTAAGAGACAAACCATCAAACACAGAAGGCCATTCACAATATGTTCGATGATTTGCCTCCTAAATTTCGTATTACATATCTTACTAGTTTAGCCTTACTATGTGTTTAGGCTAACCCTTTTTTTTGGCTAGGTAACTAGGGTGAGTCTGGTAGAGCTGGAACCTTAATGCCCAGATACCATAatagatgtttttttttggttggataatTAAATAGTTACAATGGGGCAATGGGAGatgagaatttaaattttagacgTCTCCATTAAAAAAACCCGCAAGTGCCAACTAAGCTGCAAGACTCTTAGCCATCATGTTGGAATCACTAGGATATGCCTTGAACGCTTGACTAATTTCTATTAGCTAATGTGTTGGTAAATTCACACATGCTTGATAATACTAGTCGGATAAGATGAGACTTTGCTTACCATTAGGTGGTTTTTTCCAACACCAATATCATATATATgaccaaggttgtcaaaatcgggatcctacgtaggatcgttGAAAGTAGGTGGCATTGTAAATTGTAGGATCAGATCGtgaatcgtaagatcctacatattttcatatttaaagcaaaaaacacattgataatgactttgtatATTGAAGAATcatgtaaattataaattcattcataaaaaataaaataaaaagttgcaTCATATtatgggtgtgtttggatagaacttattttgctgaaactgaaaactgaaaactgaaaacactatagcaaaataatttttaaatgtgtgaatagtatcgtgggacccatttttattgaaaaagtagctgaaaagtgtaatttgtgggtccatgaacagtgcacaaatgCACTATTCACGGACAAAAAGTCAACAAGtgcggctaaaaaaaaaaaaaaactgaaacgcAGGAAACGCAAAACGTAGACGCAAAAGCTCATATCTAAATTAAGTctcaataaatgtttaattaccaaccaaataccaaaatatttatcaaaacatatggaaaatattttccaagttctaagttccaagtttgaaatccaaaatatgttagcaaatggaaactagctaattacaatatgaaatccaaaagtaaGATGAAGATTAAGGTGAAGTGAACGtttaattattctcattctAAGGTTCCTATAACTACCatcctaaattcctaatcatcatcatccatttcatcatttatatagacattatatatttgtatactagagTTAAAAGACATCAAGATACAATTTTACACTCAATTATTCAAGTTATATCACTCAACAACAATTAAAGAGCatgctcaaaaaaattaatcaatcaatatacaaatacaagcataattgataaaattatatataaaaaacattttagtaatattataacacaaattagtatattgatcaaacaaatttaacaacattatagCTTAAAAGGTAGCAAAGCtaacatcaaattcttcatttagaaatgatgaagttttccttcattttgattacaagtgaactagaaaaaataaaaatgattacaaGCTTTCCTTCATTTccttcatttagaaatgatgaagctttccttcattttgattacaagttaacatgattttataaaaataaaaagccataccatcaaaacaaaaaatttatcccataaaaaaaaaaaaaaaaattatgtttttggtaGGCTCTCATACGATCCTACGTATGATTCTACCATTTTTACGATTCTAGTGTAATCCTAATTGTTTTGGTGAGGTGAAATCGTAAAATCAACATGATCCAGATCGCAATTTTGACAATCATGTATATGACTgtgtcaaaataaaatgaaaaagaaaatgaccaTTGGATTCCAAGTAGTACATTGTAACCTACCTGCTCTAGAAAGCACCCAATTATCATCATTCCCGACTTGAAAAACATTGAAACCAAGTAGCCCGCTCTGCTTTGCATAAGAGACTTTAGCTTTAACAGCCTCCACATCGTCATAGTTAATCCAAGCCGGCCCAATTGTGCAGAAATTCACCACATAGGTAGCATTATACACTGGAGCAGCTTCAGAAGGAAAGCTTCTAAGATACGATTTTATGAACTTATAGCCCATGGAACCGTCGGCTGTAACAGCTGGACCGATAGCCGGTGCACCCATTGCATTATTATTGGGGTCCAAAAGCGTCCACGCATAACCATGGTAAGGCAAGCCCAAAACCAATTTGCTAAGCAAAAATCCTCTTCTCTTCCACTCTTTTATGCCACTATCAGTATTAGCCCCATTCATTGGGTCATATAAAGCCGCATGAGTGTATGTGAAATTGTCGATTCTAGGCACATAGTAGTCATACGCTTTAACATGTACCCAATCCAAGTTTTTCATCATGGACTCAATTGGGTAACTCACTGAATCCAAAGCTGGCAAGTAATAACCAGACATGACCAATAGCAACTCTGACTTGCTAGAGTTTTTTGCCTCAGAAACCACAGCAATTCGCCACTCGTTCAAAAGGGTATCTAAATTGGTCATATCCGAGCTTTTGCTTGGTAGAACCCCACAAAGGTCTATGCCATGAAACCCATAAAACCTTGCTGTTTCTATAGAGGACTGAATAAAAGAATTTCTAAAAGAGGACTGGTTGATCATTGAAAAGAAGATTGGAGAGTCTTCTCTGCCAACCCATACGGACAAAAGCGTTGTAACCAATGGGTTCTTGAGCTTTACAGTGTCGGTGAAAGTAGAGAACTTTTGTTCGGTGGAGGAGTTAATAGAGAGGTGGTAGTTGGAAGAGTTTATGTAAGCAAAAGCACATAGTAGGTGAGTAAAGAGCTTAGAGTTTATGTCAGAAATGACAGTTTCACTACCTGAATAATAATAACCAGCTTTAATCCAGGATTGTTGGGTTGAACAGTAGGATTTGAGTGGCAGAAAGTGGAGGAAGAAGAGTAGGGTGACAAGTTTGGACGCCATTGAAAAATGATGTCTCATGCTTAATGCTTTGGTACCATGTGTCAAAGCGTAGGTATTTAAGCTAGAAATAAACAAGATGACTTTGACCACAAGGAAAAGAGGGAGGTTAGTTCGGTCCGGAGCTGGCGTAGAAGTGGGTTTCACGCCAGCTAATGAGAAGGTGCCACATCATCATCTTAACAAATCCCCaatttcacacacaaaaaaaaaaatcactgttTGCAGGACTTGCTTACCAgcgaaaatagccaaataccacattttggcaaaatttgtggcaaatTAGCACTGTTTCgaaaatatttagtaatttatcacttttttagtatttgagtttcacaaaatcgagttttaaatagTACTTGAGTTTAGTGAATTTGAGTTCCTAGATGAGTCGCAAGCGTGGCACTGTTAACCTGgaatttatacaattaaaaaagaaatatggtaCTCGATATTACGGAAATCGAGTACTTTTTTATAgtacttctttttttctattttttgtttcgtACAAAACTTTTACTTATTTCATCTTCAACTGCTTGTGATCGTTGTGTCCACCAAACTAAATACCACATTTTAGCAAAATTTGTGACAAACTAACATTGTTTcgaaaatatttaacaatctaccacttttttagtacttgagtttcacaaaatcgagttctaaatAGTACTTGAGTTCAATGAACTTGAGTTCCTAGATGAATCGCAAGTGTGGCACTGCTGACCTGAAATTTgtacaattaaaaaagaaatatggtaCTCGATATTACGGAAATCGAGTACCTTTATAgtacttctttttttctactttttgtttcGTACAAAACTTTTACTTATTTCATCTTCAACTGCTTGTGATCATTGTGTCCACCAAACTAAGTACAATGTCTGGACTTTAAAAAGTTTATGtgtgaaagttcaattagtgagcaaaacactaatgaatgtttagacccccaattttaacaataccaacacaagcttatatacaaacaatatatgtgtggaatgatgaatataagctataaccaaataggtaaaacactctaaaccataattaatcacaaacacagcagcaattaaaaggtaaagagtaagggaagagagatgcaaacacaaagataacaccgacacgtgttatcgaagaggaaatcgaagaacttgACGAAAAACCTccccgccaccctccaagcagtCAAATGATctactaaaaaataaagttgggatacatgaatagcaaaagaccctctccaagcctaatctacccaatgcacataagccctccaagtttcttgctctaATAGGGTTATGCCTAACCTTGTCTTCTTTAACTTcccggatcccgcaataagcccattgcatcaaccaaaaaattGGTCATCTCCGAATTGCtttccaagcaccaaaatacctcctcactgATATAGGTATGGTGcgataaggatttggcaaaatgtacctctcaaggatatgtcaaaattttgatatccctttctttaattgaattttttccccttccttgcCATAGATCTCTAGTAACTATAGTTGGGTTTGGGCCTCTCTCATTTCGATTTCTCTCTCTAatgcctttttttattttcactaaAACCCTTTAGGTCTTGTTTTGTCTCagttttgatccttttgattACTGGGTTTTATTATGGACTGTAAagtttgataatttttcttgGGTTTGAAAATTGGGGTTGTTAGGTATGGCCGAATGTGCTGTGATTGAATGGaaagttattctttttttctcacaacagGGAGCACCAATTGGACAAAAACAAGAAGtcaaggaaagaaagaaaaaaaaattgcatatggTGTTAAATTCAACAGAGAACTTACATTAGGCATTCAAATCAATCATGCCTTCCAAAGATGGTTGTTGAACTTTTATATAAAACTAGTTATAGGCTCGTGTgttgcacggttttatgaaaaagcttataaaataaatgtataaataattatatattttaatagattcaataaagataaaagaaaaaattatcaagtgtaaataattatctcactaaaataaggggtaagatttcttcctaaaactaaatcaaattgataattccaaattgaattttaaattgataattatttaacaaaagtACTAAACGATTGataaatcaaaaattaatataatcttgataatattataaattaaaattaaagttgataattcaagaatacacatgtagaacatcttgataatttgatgtaacataaaaatcaaataagaaaattgttaaaattaatatattaattctaaccatatttaatcattaattctaagacTCTAACCCTAAGcttataaattagattaaagataagaaaattagtttaaataaaaggtaaccaatacacaaaacctaaccaatttaataaaaacaaaatacaacaaCAAAGAAGGAGCCTTTAGAAGCTTGACAATGTTTTCGAATGTTatgaattcattaattaaaatcacatgacgacaaaaaaccaataataacactaaagaaaataaacaaaatgaaaataataataataaaaagaagaaagaatgcatacCTGCATTATCATGGGATTTAGGTATTCATATATTGAAATAAGCTTCACTCCAAAAAGGATATatagggttatatatattggtagagtttcatttaaaatataattcatttaaatcttattgaaattaaagatatctaatcaatatgttttttttttatcccttaaaaattggaattaaaaaaaggtcatatgaatagaatgaaagggaaaaaaaaaaaaagttgatttaACATAacgtaaaataaataaaaaataaaaaaagagaacgtGATTGATAGTTATaaggaattttgatatatatatatatatatatatattaaatgtcatcaacgtagaaattatcaaattaatggagatatatactattttttagaatagatagagattatcaaattattagagatatatactatttcttgggataaatttatattaatcaccttttgaagaatttggattgtgcttatccctaaataatcaatttttgtaGCTCGATAttctgataaaataatataaaattttgaaaatttagatgataaatattatctaaattaaatttttgtatgttaaatattatcccctaatttaagaaaaatatcctaacaaataaaaaaataatgttaattagatgataaatattatctaaattaaatttttgtatgttaaatattatcccttaatttaagaaatatatcctaacaaataaaaaataatgttaatataattttatttaatgataagaatgaattagagtcctgatagtatactattcctttttagtttttttaaaaaatctaaaaatttaataaaatttctgcaatttagtGAAGCCACTTTGCATAATCACGGCATCTAAGccaaacttttattatatataatatgatttgatCAGCatataacttaaaaataaaagtttttgtcaatgttttgaaatttggaatttatttttagtaattttgtcaACTGCAAGTCACTTTCCATTCAATCACAGCACATTCAGCCATACCCAACAACCCCAATTTTCAAACCCAAGAAAAATTATCAAGCTTTACCGTCCATAATAAAACTTAATtatcaaaaggatcaaaattgaaacaaaacaagacCTAAAgggtttcaacaaaaataaataaaagacattAGAGAGAGAAATCGAAATGAGAGAGACCCATACCTAACTACAGTTACCAGAGATCTATAgcaaggaaggggaaaaaaattcaattaaagaaaGGGATATCAAAATTTTACCTGATCTAATAAACAAAGGTGGGTGGCTGAAATGCATAGCCAATTGTTGGAGCATCATCATTGGCTGATGGCAGATTGGAGGTGGTGTGGGTACAAGGAGAAGACTGTCGTTGGGTTTTGATGAGAtgaagagagaaacaaagatgAAAGGGATCAGAGAGAAGAAagtgtttgagtttgagaaaaaattcaagatATTATGTGGGTTATAATCGTGTATTaagatgtattaaattttaagttattggTTGAGGTGGCGCTTTATCATTGGAGTCGCAAAAGAGGTGTTTTACGCCATCTCTGGACAGAAGGTATTCTCTTGGTAAAATTggtattatattatttaagcaatatattatactttttttttttttttgagaatcaagacTTTGAACCTTTATTAAGTAAAATCAGCCATGATCGGCAAAAAGTACATGAGAAAGCTGTGGAGGAGCATCCTCCGTCTACACTGAACAACCTCTAACATGTCTAGCATGTTTAGCTAGATTGTGCGCTACATTATTACCACTTCGACCCGCATGCGAGTACTTGATGCTGCTACCTGCTACGACCATGGATTTTGCCGAGCTGAGTATATGACCATATGAAGAAAGGGATTCATCATCAGATTGAAGTGCCTTTATGATATTTATAGAATCACCCTCTAGTACGAAGGAGGTGAAACCAAGTCCCTGTGCGAAGGAAATAGCTCTAGCTACTGCCATAGCTTCGACAATTTTTGGAGAGAATGGGAGACTTGCTTGCTCAGACAAAGAAGACAGTGCTTGCCCTCTGCTATCTCGAATGACGACTCCCAAACCTGTTTTGCCCACATCTCTAAACTGTGCTCCATcgaaattaacttttattaCACCCTTTACCGGTGGAGACCATCGAATCCGGGGTTGACTAACGCTTATGAGTTGTGGAGAAATAGAGGAATTTGCCCGTTGGAAGTCAGCCAATGCTTGTGACGCTGTTGGAACGACCAGTGATAGCAGATACTCCATGGGAGATGTTCGCACTTGGTTTCTACGATGCCAGTAGCTCCGTATTTTTCTGTTCTTGGTGAGCATACGTGAGCACTTCTTGGACAGGGCCGGCTCATGGCCTAGGcaagttaggcctaggcctaaggccccaccaaaaaacaaaaattttcttaagaaaaaaggCCCCACTTTTCATAATTAAAGgcctaaatttttataaaattatatatatatattttctaaaggttgtacattttttttttaattagtgatGTTAAGggtactacaaattttactattgacttacaaattgtcatgttattaatcacaaaaaagtgatataaacattcattagttaaattgatgaaattcatCAATGAGAGACAAtgtcacattatattttgaacattttatagtgcttttaattagcacatttttctttttcatttctattaagactctcaaaTTACGAGACCAATAgaaccttaactcaattgaaaccctaaaatatttcaaaaagatgttgcaaatgtgttaaatcatcaattatatatTAATCTCCCTtgatagtttgagactttgatttttgtaaactaatatcctacaaagtcacacaccaaataatatctatctctctctcttaaaatcaaaatataaaattaaaaattagattaaaactttatttaactatgcatcgtcttatatccaaaataaagtatctttttcaatcgcaatatatttttatttctttttattaatatttataat is a genomic window of Quercus lobata isolate SW786 chromosome 2, ValleyOak3.0 Primary Assembly, whole genome shotgun sequence containing:
- the LOC115977205 gene encoding uncharacterized protein LOC115977205 isoform X2; the protein is MASKLVTLLFFLHFLPLKSYCSTQQSWIKAGYYYSGSETVISDINSKLFTHLLCAFAYINSSNYHLSINSSTEQKFSTFTDTVKLKNPLVTTLLSVWVGREDSPIFFSMINQSSFRNSFIQSSIETARFYGFHGIDLCGVLPSKSSDMTNLDTLLNEWRIAVVSEAKNSSKSELLLVMSGYYLPALDSVSYPIESMMKNLDWVHVKAYDYYVPRIDNFTYTHAALYDPMNGANTDSGIKEWKRRGFLLSKLVLGLPYHGYAWTLLDPNNNAMGAPAIGPAVTADGSMGYKFIKSYLRSFPSEAAPVYNATYVVNFCTIGPAWINYDDVEAVKAKVSYAKQSGLLGFNVFQVGNDDNWVLSRAAQGEDEDQHNKSHRLLIALPTTVAVVLLLGTMICYLRSRVIKSRATNNFSSENKLGEGGYGPVYKGNLWNGQEIAVKRLSRTSNQGLEEFKNEVTLTARLKHVNLVRVLGYCTEREENMLIYEYMPNRSLDLYLFDPPRCSLLDWRKRVDIIEGVTQGLLYLQEYSNFIIIHRDLKASNILLDNEMKPKISDFGMARIFRKDEHEANTGRIVGTYGYAPPEYVKKGIYSMKYDVYSFGVLLLQIISGKRNTHYYGTHDNLNLLDYAYKLWKEGKGFEFIDPALDDSCSCYKLLRCMQVALLCVQENPIDRPSMLEVSSMLKNETGAINNPKKPAFSIQRDENEEEKCILQEKMCSVDDATISQVVPR
- the LOC115977205 gene encoding receptor-like serine/threonine-protein kinase SD1-7 isoform X3, which translates into the protein MASKLVTLLFFLHFLPLKSYCSTQQSWIKAGYYYSGSETVISDINSKLFTHLLCAFAYINSSNYHLSINSSTEQKFSTFTDTVKLKNPLVTTLLSVWVGREDSPIFFSMINQSSFRNSFIQSSIETARFYGFHGIDLCGVLPSKSSDMTNLDTLLNEWRIAVVSEAKNSSKSELLLVMSGYYLPALDSVSYPIESMMKNLDWVHVKAYDYYVPRIDNFTYTHAALYDPMNGANTDSGIKEWKRRGFLLSKLVLGLPYHGYAWTLLDPNNNAMGAPAIGPAVTADGSMGYKFIKSYLRSFPSEAAPVYNATYVVNFCTIGPAWINYDDVEAVKAKVSYAKQSGLLGFNVFQVGNDDNWVLSRAGCIDSVKRLLYEVRIKILAAEDLQVFSYSAINAATNNFSSENKLGEGGYGPVYKGNLWNGQEIAVKRLSRTSNQGLEEFKNEVTLTARLKHVNLVRVLGYCTEREENMLIYEYMPNRSLDLYLFDPPRCSLLDWRKRVDIIEGVTQGLLYLQEYSNFIIIHRDLKASNILLDNEMKPKISDFGMARIFRKDEHEANTGRIVGTYGYAPPEYVKKGIYSMKYDVYSFGVLLLQIISGKRNTHYYGTHDNLNLLDYAYKLWKEGKGFEFIDPALDDSCSCYKLLRCMQVALLCVQENPIDRPSMLEVSSMLKNETGAINNPKKPAFSIQRDENEEEKCILQEKMCSVDDATISQVVPR
- the LOC115973831 gene encoding uncharacterized protein LOC115973831, producing the protein MEYLLSLVVPTASQALADFQRANSSISPQLISVSQPRIRWSPPVKGVIKVNFDGAQFRDVGKTGLGVVIRDSRGQALSSLSEQASLPFSPKIVEAMAVARAISFAQGLGFTSFVLEGDSINIIKALQSDDESLSSYGHILSSAKSMVVAGSSIKYSHAGRSGNNVAHNLAKHARHVRGCSV
- the LOC115977205 gene encoding receptor-like serine/threonine-protein kinase SD1-6 isoform X1; translation: MASKLVTLLFFLHFLPLKSYCSTQQSWIKAGYYYSGSETVISDINSKLFTHLLCAFAYINSSNYHLSINSSTEQKFSTFTDTVKLKNPLVTTLLSVWVGREDSPIFFSMINQSSFRNSFIQSSIETARFYGFHGIDLCGVLPSKSSDMTNLDTLLNEWRIAVVSEAKNSSKSELLLVMSGYYLPALDSVSYPIESMMKNLDWVHVKAYDYYVPRIDNFTYTHAALYDPMNGANTDSGIKEWKRRGFLLSKLVLGLPYHGYAWTLLDPNNNAMGAPAIGPAVTADGSMGYKFIKSYLRSFPSEAAPVYNATYVVNFCTIGPAWINYDDVEAVKAKVSYAKQSGLLGFNVFQVGNDDNWVLSRAAQGEDEDQHNKSHRLLIALPTTVAVVLLLGTMICYLRSRVIKSRGCIDSVKRLLYEVRIKILAAEDLQVFSYSAINAATNNFSSENKLGEGGYGPVYKGNLWNGQEIAVKRLSRTSNQGLEEFKNEVTLTARLKHVNLVRVLGYCTEREENMLIYEYMPNRSLDLYLFDPPRCSLLDWRKRVDIIEGVTQGLLYLQEYSNFIIIHRDLKASNILLDNEMKPKISDFGMARIFRKDEHEANTGRIVGTYGYAPPEYVKKGIYSMKYDVYSFGVLLLQIISGKRNTHYYGTHDNLNLLDYAYKLWKEGKGFEFIDPALDDSCSCYKLLRCMQVALLCVQENPIDRPSMLEVSSMLKNETGAINNPKKPAFSIQRDENEEEKCILQEKMCSVDDATISQVVPR